A region of Streptomyces sp. TG1A-60 DNA encodes the following proteins:
- a CDS encoding acetyl-CoA C-acetyltransferase: protein MAEAYIVEAVRTPVGRRGGGLGGVHPADLGAHALKALVSRAGVDPAAVEDVVFGCLDTVGPQAGDIARTSWLAAGLPEEVPGTTVDRQCGSSQQAVHFAAQAVLSGTQDLVVAGGVQNMTMIPIAFASRQAAVPLGLTDGPFAGSEGWRARYGDRPVNQFAGAEMIAAKWGISRRDQEEYALRSHQRAVRAVDEGRFARETVPYGDVTADEGPRRDTSLEKMAALKPVIDGGTVTAACSSQVSDGAAALLLASERAVREHGLTPRARVHHLSVRGEDPIRMLTAPIPATAYALKKTGLPLDAIDLVEINEAFAPVVLAWLKETGADPERVNVNGGAIALGHPLGATGAKLMTTLLHELERTGGRFGLQTMCEGGGQANVTIIERL from the coding sequence ATGGCCGAGGCCTACATCGTCGAAGCGGTCCGTACACCCGTCGGGCGGCGCGGGGGAGGGCTCGGCGGGGTGCACCCCGCCGACCTGGGCGCCCACGCGCTCAAGGCGCTCGTCTCGCGCGCCGGTGTGGACCCGGCAGCCGTGGAGGACGTCGTCTTCGGCTGCCTGGACACCGTCGGACCGCAGGCCGGTGACATCGCCCGGACCAGCTGGCTGGCCGCCGGGCTGCCCGAGGAGGTGCCCGGCACGACCGTCGACCGCCAGTGCGGCTCCTCCCAGCAGGCCGTTCACTTCGCCGCCCAGGCCGTGCTCTCCGGCACCCAGGACCTGGTGGTCGCGGGCGGCGTCCAGAACATGACGATGATCCCCATCGCCTTCGCCTCCCGCCAGGCCGCCGTTCCCCTCGGGCTCACCGACGGGCCGTTCGCGGGCAGCGAGGGCTGGCGGGCACGGTACGGGGACCGGCCCGTGAACCAGTTCGCCGGCGCCGAGATGATCGCCGCGAAGTGGGGCATCAGCCGCCGCGACCAGGAGGAGTACGCGCTGCGGTCCCATCAGCGGGCCGTACGGGCCGTCGACGAGGGCCGCTTCGCGCGCGAGACCGTGCCCTACGGGGACGTCACCGCCGACGAAGGGCCGCGCCGGGACACCTCCCTGGAGAAGATGGCCGCCCTGAAGCCGGTCATCGACGGCGGCACCGTCACCGCCGCCTGCTCCTCCCAGGTCTCCGACGGCGCCGCCGCGCTGCTCCTCGCCTCCGAACGGGCCGTACGGGAACACGGGCTCACCCCGCGCGCCCGCGTCCACCACCTCTCCGTACGCGGCGAGGACCCCATCCGCATGCTCACCGCCCCCATACCGGCGACCGCGTACGCCCTGAAGAAGACCGGCCTCCCCCTCGACGCCATCGACCTCGTCGAGATCAACGAGGCCTTCGCGCCCGTCGTGCTGGCGTGGCTGAAGGAGACGGGAGCCGACCCGGAGAGGGTCAACGTCAACGGCGGCGCGATCGCCCTCGGACACCCCCTGGGCGCGACGGGCGCCAAGCTCATGACGACCCTCCTGCACGAACTGGAGCGCACGGGCGGCCGGTTCGGGCTCCAGACGATGTGCGAGGGGGGCGGGCAGGCCAACGTGACGATCATCGAGCGGCTGTGA
- a CDS encoding enoyl-CoA hydratase family protein encodes MGVSTSSPEKGISAVTVDFPPVNALPVRGWFELADAVRGAGRDPEVRCVVLAAEGRGFNAGVDIKEIQAAGQRALIGANHGCAEAFAAVYECAVPVVAAVQGFCLGGGIGLVGNADAIVASEDATFGLPELDRGALGAATHLARLVPQHLMRALYYTSRTASAAELRAHGSVWRVVPRAELPAAALELAREIAAKDGRLLRLAKAAINGVDPVDVRRSYRFEQGFTFEANLSGVADEIRGTFGRAGDDRGRAAGKDGGEAGDEGT; translated from the coding sequence ATGGGTGTCTCCACCTCGTCCCCGGAAAAGGGGATTTCCGCTGTCACGGTCGACTTCCCGCCGGTGAACGCGCTGCCGGTGCGCGGGTGGTTCGAGCTGGCCGACGCCGTGCGCGGCGCGGGCCGCGATCCCGAGGTGCGGTGTGTGGTGCTGGCGGCCGAGGGGCGCGGGTTCAACGCCGGGGTGGACATCAAGGAGATCCAGGCGGCGGGACAGCGCGCGCTGATCGGCGCCAACCACGGCTGCGCGGAGGCCTTCGCGGCCGTGTACGAGTGCGCGGTGCCGGTGGTTGCCGCCGTGCAGGGGTTCTGTCTGGGCGGCGGGATCGGCCTGGTGGGCAACGCGGACGCGATCGTGGCGAGCGAGGACGCGACCTTCGGGCTGCCCGAGCTGGACCGGGGCGCGCTGGGTGCGGCGACCCATCTGGCCCGGCTGGTGCCGCAGCATCTGATGCGCGCGCTGTACTACACCTCCCGTACGGCGAGCGCGGCCGAGCTGCGGGCGCACGGTTCGGTGTGGCGGGTCGTACCGCGCGCCGAACTGCCCGCCGCAGCGCTGGAGTTGGCGCGCGAGATCGCCGCGAAGGACGGTCGGCTGCTCCGGCTGGCCAAGGCCGCGATCAACGGTGTCGACCCCGTCGACGTCCGCCGCAGCTACCGATTCGAGCAGGGCTTCACCTTCGAGGCGAACCTCAGCGGGGTGGCCGACGAGATCCGCGGCACCTTCGGGAGGGCCGGGGACGACCGGGGACGGGCAGCGGGGAAGGACGGCGGGGAGGCCGGGGATGAGGGGACCTAG
- a CDS encoding CoA-transferase, with protein sequence MSGVTRTEYCVIACAEAWRGAGEILASPMGLIPSLGARLARWTFSPDLLLTDGEAMLVGLDGTPEGWLPYRRHLALVTGGRRHVMMGASQLDRHGNQNISCVGDWERPRRQLLGVRGAPVNTVNHATSYWVPKHSRRVFVEKVDMVCGVGYDRVAEHPAAARFHRIARVVSDLGVFDFATPDRSMRLASLHPGVTVEQVGEATGFGLAVPDEVPYTREPTEAELRLIREVIDPENTRAREVRG encoded by the coding sequence ATGAGCGGAGTCACCCGCACCGAGTACTGCGTGATCGCCTGTGCCGAGGCCTGGCGGGGGGCGGGGGAGATCCTCGCCAGTCCCATGGGTCTGATCCCGTCGCTTGGGGCGCGGCTCGCCAGGTGGACCTTCTCGCCGGACCTGTTGCTGACCGACGGCGAGGCCATGCTCGTGGGTCTCGACGGCACGCCGGAGGGCTGGCTGCCCTACCGCAGGCACCTCGCGCTCGTCACGGGCGGCCGGCGGCACGTGATGATGGGCGCGAGCCAGCTCGACCGCCACGGCAACCAGAACATCTCCTGCGTCGGCGACTGGGAGCGACCCCGCCGCCAGCTGCTCGGTGTGCGCGGCGCCCCCGTCAACACCGTGAACCACGCCACGAGTTACTGGGTGCCGAAGCACTCGCGGCGGGTCTTCGTCGAGAAGGTCGACATGGTGTGCGGGGTGGGCTACGACCGCGTGGCCGAGCATCCGGCCGCCGCCCGCTTCCACCGCATCGCCCGCGTCGTGTCCGACCTCGGCGTCTTCGACTTCGCCACTCCCGACCGCTCGATGCGGCTGGCCTCACTGCATCCGGGTGTCACGGTCGAGCAGGTCGGGGAGGCGACCGGTTTCGGCCTCGCCGTCCCGGACGAGGTGCCGTACACCCGGGAGCCCACCGAGGCCGAGCTGAGGCTGATCCGCGAGGTGATCGACCCGGAGAACACCCGTGCACGCGAGGTCAGGGGGTAG
- a CDS encoding SDR family oxidoreductase encodes MSGTDRLCEGRVVIVTGAGRGLGRAHALAHAAEGARVVVNDLGVGLDGTPHPDSPAAQVADEIRAGGGQAIAHDGDIATTDGAASLVRTALDTYGRLDTLVNNAGFLRDRMLVNLDEDDWDAVLRVHLKGHFLPLKHAAAHWRAETKAGRTPTARIVNTSSGAGLLGSLGQGNYSAAKAGIVGLTLVAAAELARYGVQVNAIAPAARTRMTEGVLAEAMAAPDAGFDAMAPQNVSPLVVWLGSTASTGVTGRVFETEGGRITVMEGWHPGPSADKGARWSPEEAGATVRKLLAEARTPGPVYGSG; translated from the coding sequence ATGAGCGGTACCGACCGGCTCTGCGAAGGACGCGTCGTGATCGTGACCGGCGCCGGCCGTGGCCTCGGCCGCGCACACGCGCTCGCCCACGCCGCCGAGGGCGCCCGCGTGGTCGTCAACGACCTCGGCGTCGGCCTCGACGGCACCCCGCACCCCGACAGCCCGGCCGCCCAAGTCGCCGACGAGATCCGCGCAGGCGGCGGGCAAGCGATCGCCCACGACGGGGACATCGCCACGACCGACGGCGCCGCCTCCCTCGTCCGCACCGCCCTGGACACGTACGGCCGACTCGACACCCTCGTCAACAACGCCGGCTTCCTCCGCGACCGCATGCTCGTCAACCTCGACGAGGACGACTGGGACGCCGTCCTCCGCGTCCACCTCAAGGGCCACTTCCTCCCCCTGAAACACGCCGCCGCGCACTGGCGCGCCGAGACCAAGGCCGGCCGCACACCCACGGCGAGGATCGTCAACACCAGCAGCGGCGCCGGCCTGCTGGGCTCACTCGGCCAGGGCAACTACAGCGCCGCCAAGGCCGGCATCGTCGGCCTCACCCTCGTCGCCGCCGCCGAACTGGCCCGCTACGGCGTCCAGGTCAACGCCATCGCCCCCGCGGCGCGCACCAGAATGACCGAAGGTGTCCTCGCCGAAGCCATGGCCGCGCCCGACGCCGGCTTCGACGCGATGGCCCCGCAGAACGTCTCCCCCCTGGTCGTCTGGCTCGGCTCCACCGCGAGCACCGGCGTCACCGGCCGCGTCTTCGAGACAGAGGGCGGGCGCATCACCGTCATGGAGGGCTGGCACCCGGGCCCGAGCGCGGACAAGGGGGCACGCTGGAGCCCGGAGGAAGCGGGGGCGACCGTACGGAAGCTGCTCGCGGAGGCGCGGACACCCGGACCGGTGTACGGGTCCGGGTGA
- a CDS encoding SDR family oxidoreductase, protein MRLNGKLAVVTGGTRGVGAGIARAFTEAGAEVVTCARRPPEGPLKGAEFMPLDVRDAGAVHRFFAELPRVDVLVNNAGGTPCRPLAETDAHHHARVIELNLTAPLTVSLAAHDHLRRARGTIVMIGSVSGSRPSPGSAAYGAAKAGLEHLARSMAVEWAPEIRVNTLVLGMVRTELAHLHYGDEHGIAAVARTVPLGRLAAPADIGDAAVFLASDAAAYITGASLLVHGGGERPAFLDAATVNDEQPTAGKEQATPGKEQSPTDNEHAMPGREQATADLNQKG, encoded by the coding sequence ATGCGGCTCAACGGGAAGCTCGCCGTCGTCACCGGCGGCACACGCGGCGTCGGCGCCGGCATCGCGCGGGCCTTCACCGAAGCCGGCGCCGAGGTCGTGACCTGCGCCCGCCGCCCGCCCGAAGGGCCCCTCAAAGGCGCCGAGTTCATGCCACTGGACGTACGGGACGCCGGCGCCGTACACCGCTTCTTCGCCGAGCTGCCCCGCGTGGACGTCCTCGTGAACAACGCCGGCGGCACCCCGTGTCGCCCGCTCGCCGAGACCGACGCCCACCACCACGCCCGCGTCATCGAACTCAACCTCACCGCCCCGCTGACCGTCTCCCTCGCCGCCCACGACCACCTCCGGCGGGCCCGGGGCACGATCGTGATGATCGGCAGTGTGAGCGGCAGCCGCCCGTCGCCCGGCTCGGCGGCGTACGGCGCGGCCAAGGCGGGCCTGGAACACCTGGCGCGCTCGATGGCCGTGGAGTGGGCCCCCGAGATACGCGTCAACACCCTCGTCCTCGGCATGGTCCGCACGGAACTCGCCCACCTCCACTACGGCGACGAGCACGGCATCGCCGCCGTCGCCCGCACGGTCCCGCTGGGCCGCCTCGCCGCCCCCGCCGACATCGGCGACGCCGCGGTCTTCCTCGCCTCCGACGCGGCGGCGTACATCACCGGAGCCTCCCTCCTCGTCCACGGCGGCGGAGAACGCCCCGCCTTCCTCGACGCGGCGACGGTCAACGACGAGCAGCCGACGGCCGGCAAGGAGCAGGCGACACCCGGCAAAGAGCAGTCGCCGACCGACAACGAGCATGCGATGCCCGGCAGGGAGCAGGCGACGGCCGACCTGAACCAAAAGGGCTGA
- a CDS encoding chorismate mutase: protein MTTSNTDEANTTTNAPDAEVDARVRAELTRLRDSIDNIDAAVVHMLAERFKCTQRVGHLKAAHRLPAADPGREAQQIDRLRGLAESAKLDPAFAEKLLNFIIAEVIRHHERIADGALDGTTGTTATAPDAGE from the coding sequence ATGACCACCAGCAACACCGACGAGGCGAACACCACCACGAACGCGCCGGACGCCGAGGTCGACGCGCGGGTACGGGCGGAACTCACACGCCTGCGGGACAGCATCGACAACATCGACGCCGCCGTCGTCCACATGCTCGCCGAACGCTTCAAGTGCACCCAGCGGGTCGGCCACCTCAAGGCCGCACACCGCCTCCCCGCCGCCGACCCCGGCCGCGAGGCACAACAGATCGACCGGCTGCGCGGGCTCGCCGAAAGCGCCAAGCTGGACCCGGCGTTCGCGGAGAAGCTGCTCAACTTCATCATCGCCGAGGTCATCCGGCACCACGAACGCATCGCGGACGGCGCACTGGACGGCACGACCGGCACGACCGCCACAGCACCCGACGCAGGGGAGTGA
- a CDS encoding TetR/AcrR family transcriptional regulator, whose amino-acid sequence MPTKKKPQVTTGPAAPARRRELLDIAAAVFAEQGYNATTVRRIADNSGMLAGSLYYYFDSKDAMLEEILRTFLDELWDQYDTVLGAGLGPGETFQALVTESFRAIDRHRAAVAIYQNEAKQLIAQERRFAFLEVSQLKFEKTWLSTLERGVAVGEFRADLDTRVTYRFVRDTVWVAASWYRPSGRYSPEQIARQYLSMVLDGIAVRT is encoded by the coding sequence GTGCCGACCAAGAAGAAGCCCCAGGTGACCACCGGGCCCGCCGCTCCCGCCCGCCGTCGGGAACTCCTCGACATCGCCGCCGCGGTCTTCGCCGAGCAGGGCTACAACGCCACGACCGTACGCAGGATCGCGGACAACTCGGGCATGCTCGCGGGCAGCCTCTACTACTACTTCGACTCCAAGGACGCGATGCTCGAGGAGATCCTGCGGACCTTCCTCGACGAACTCTGGGACCAGTACGACACGGTGCTCGGCGCCGGACTGGGCCCCGGGGAAACCTTCCAGGCTCTGGTCACCGAGTCGTTCCGGGCGATCGACCGGCACCGGGCCGCCGTCGCGATCTACCAGAACGAGGCGAAGCAACTGATCGCGCAGGAGCGCCGGTTCGCGTTCCTGGAGGTGTCGCAGCTGAAGTTCGAGAAGACCTGGCTGTCCACGCTGGAGCGCGGGGTCGCCGTGGGAGAGTTCCGGGCCGACCTCGACACGAGGGTCACCTACCGGTTCGTGCGCGACACCGTCTGGGTCGCCGCGTCCTGGTACAGGCCGAGCGGACGGTACAGCCCGGAACAGATCGCCCGGCAGTACCTGTCGATGGTGCTGGACGGGATCGCCGTACGCACCTGA
- a CDS encoding CoA-transferase, whose protein sequence is MSDKTMTADEAVSRLASGMTLGIGGWGSRRKPMALVRALLRSEITDLTVVAYGGPDIGMLAAAGRIRKLVAAFVTLDSVPLEPHFRAARERGAFELMEVDEAMFMWGLRAAANRLPFLPVRAGIGSDVMRVNPALRTVTSPYDDGETFAAMPALRLDAAFVHVNRADRLGNGQYLGPDPYFDDLFCEAADTAYVSCERLVDTAELTKDAPPQTLLVGRHVVTGVIEAPNGAHFTSCAPDYGRDEAFQKRYATTPWPQFAARYLSGDEGAYQSAVREGS, encoded by the coding sequence GTGAGCGACAAGACGATGACCGCCGACGAGGCCGTCTCGCGGCTGGCGAGCGGGATGACCCTCGGCATCGGCGGCTGGGGCTCGCGCCGCAAACCCATGGCACTGGTGAGAGCGCTGCTCCGGTCGGAGATCACCGATCTCACGGTCGTTGCGTACGGCGGCCCGGACATCGGCATGCTCGCCGCCGCCGGACGCATCCGGAAACTGGTCGCCGCCTTCGTCACCCTCGACTCCGTCCCCCTCGAACCGCACTTCCGCGCCGCACGCGAGCGGGGTGCCTTCGAGCTGATGGAGGTCGACGAGGCGATGTTCATGTGGGGGTTGCGTGCCGCCGCCAACCGGCTGCCCTTCCTGCCGGTACGGGCGGGGATCGGCTCGGACGTGATGCGGGTCAACCCCGCTCTGCGGACCGTGACATCGCCGTACGACGACGGAGAGACCTTCGCCGCCATGCCCGCGCTGCGCCTGGACGCCGCGTTCGTGCACGTCAACCGGGCCGACCGGCTCGGCAACGGCCAGTACCTCGGCCCGGACCCGTACTTCGACGACCTCTTCTGCGAGGCGGCCGACACAGCGTACGTCTCCTGCGAACGGCTCGTGGACACGGCCGAGCTGACGAAGGACGCCCCGCCCCAGACGCTGCTGGTCGGCCGCCATGTGGTGACGGGCGTGATCGAGGCCCCGAACGGCGCGCACTTCACCTCCTGCGCACCCGACTACGGCCGGGACGAGGCCTTCCAGAAGAGGTACGCGACGACTCCCTGGCCCCAGTTCGCGGCGCGGTATCTCAGCGGCGACGAGGGGGCGTACCAGTCGGCGGTCAGGGAGGGGTCATGA
- a CDS encoding nitronate monooxygenase, with protein MDTALTRLVGVRHPIVQTGMGWVAGPRLVSATANAGALGILASATMTPARLREAVREVKARTGGLPFGVNLRADAGDARERVRIIVEEGVRVASFALAPSRELIAELKDAGVVVIPSVGARRHAEKVAAWGVDAVVVQGCEGGGHTGEVATTVLLPQVVDAVGIPVVAAGGFHDGRGLLAALAFGAAGVAMGTRFLLTSDSTVPDAVKARYLAATVRDVTVTTAVDGLPHRMLRTEFVNALEASGRTRALLRAVRHAAGFRRLSGLTWRRMVRDGLALRHGKDLTWSQVLLAANTPVLLRSAMVDGRTDLGVMASGQVAGVIDDLPSCAELVERIMKEAEEVRERLAAAR; from the coding sequence ATGGACACGGCCCTCACCCGGCTCGTCGGCGTCCGCCATCCGATCGTCCAGACCGGCATGGGCTGGGTCGCCGGCCCCCGGCTGGTCTCCGCCACGGCGAACGCGGGCGCGCTCGGCATCCTGGCCTCCGCGACGATGACGCCCGCGAGGCTCCGGGAGGCCGTACGGGAGGTGAAGGCCCGCACCGGCGGCCTGCCCTTCGGGGTGAACCTGCGGGCGGACGCGGGGGACGCGCGGGAACGGGTGCGGATCATCGTCGAGGAGGGTGTCCGGGTGGCGTCCTTCGCGCTCGCGCCGTCCAGGGAGCTGATCGCCGAGCTCAAGGACGCGGGCGTCGTCGTGATCCCGTCCGTCGGCGCCCGGCGGCACGCCGAGAAGGTGGCCGCGTGGGGTGTGGACGCGGTCGTCGTGCAGGGCTGCGAGGGCGGCGGGCACACGGGCGAGGTGGCGACGACCGTCCTGCTGCCGCAGGTCGTGGACGCCGTCGGCATTCCCGTCGTGGCCGCCGGCGGTTTCCACGACGGGCGCGGACTTCTCGCCGCGCTGGCCTTCGGGGCGGCCGGGGTGGCCATGGGCACACGCTTCCTGCTCACCTCGGACTCGACCGTGCCCGACGCGGTGAAGGCCCGCTATCTGGCGGCGACGGTCAGGGACGTCACCGTCACGACCGCCGTGGACGGGCTGCCGCACCGCATGCTCCGCACGGAGTTCGTGAACGCCCTGGAGGCGTCCGGCCGTACGCGCGCCCTGCTGCGCGCCGTACGCCACGCGGCCGGCTTCCGGCGGCTCTCCGGCCTCACCTGGCGCCGCATGGTCCGCGACGGCCTCGCGCTGCGGCACGGCAAGGACCTCACCTGGAGCCAGGTCCTGCTCGCCGCCAACACGCCCGTGCTGCTCAGGTCCGCCATGGTGGACGGCCGTACGGACCTGGGGGTGATGGCGTCCGGGCAGGTCGCCGGGGTGATCGACGACCTGCCGTCGTGCGCGGAGCTGGTGGAGCGGATCATGAAGGAGGCGGAGGAGGTGCGGGAGCGCCTCGCAGCCGCCCGGTGA